The Nitrospirota bacterium sequence GTCATTATGAATGCAGGTTCTTATGGAAAAGAGATGAAGGATATACTGGAGTCAGTACGTATAATTGACAGGATGGGCAAGATAACTGACATCCCGGCAAAAGATATACTTTTTAAATACAGGTGTTCACATATTCACGGCATTGCTGTTGTAGGTGCTTTATTAAAACTGAAAAAGGGTGACCAAAATAAAATTAAGGAGGCAGTCAGGAATAACCTTCTTATGAAAAAGGGGTCACAGCCTCTCACCAAGCCCAATGCCGGATCAATCTTTAAGAATCCTTATGAAGGAGCAGCATGGAAACTGATTGACTCAGTAGGTATGCGCGGTGTAACAGCAGGCGGGGCAATAGTCTCGGAAAAACATACAAATTTTATTCTTAATAATGGAAGTGCCAATGCACGGGATGTTATAACTCTTATCAGGCAGATCGGGAGCAGGGTGGAAAAAGAAAAAGGGATAACACTGGAATTAGAAGTGAGGATAGTAGGGGCGGCATGATTACAGGAAAAAGGATTGGGGTACTAATGGGAGGGATATCATCGGAACGGGACATTTCTCTCAAGACAGGGAATCTTGTTGCATCCGCCTTAAAGAGGCTTGGTTATGACGTTACCCCGGTTGATATGGGATATGACCTGCCTTCAAGGATTGAAGAAGAGGGGATAGAGGCCGCCTTTATTGCACTTCACGGCAGGTATGGGGAAGATGGATGTGTCCAGGGACTGCTTGAGATTCTGGGCATCCCCTATACCGGCTCAGGCATTGCGGCAAGTGCAATATGCATGGACAAACTTCTTTCAAAGAAGATGTTTGAATATTACGGCATACCGACACCGGAATATTCAGTTTACGAACAACCCCACCCTCACCTTAATCCTCTCCCTGAGGGAGAGGAAAATTCCCGCCCCTTCAAGGGGAGGGTTAGGGAGGGGATGGGGTTATTTTCGGATGAACCGGTCATGAGCGAGGCGCTCACAAAGGACAACGAAAATCCCCCCCTTTTTTCAAGGGGGGGCATGGGGGGGTTATTTTCGGGTGAACAAGGTATTGATCCAAATTCCATCAAATATCCCGTAGTAGTAAAACCCTGCCGCGAAGGTTCTACAATAGGAATAAGCATCGTCTCCAAACCGGAAGGCTTGCAGGAGGCGCTGGATAAAGCGATTGAATACGGAGACAAGGTTATTATTGAAAAGTACATCAGCGGTATAGAAGTTACTGCAGGGATACTTGATAATAAGCCACTGCCGCTTGTTGAGATTAATCCCATCGGCGGATTTTATGATTTTACAACCAAGACATCAAAGGGGATGGCAGACTATATAGTCCCTGCAAGGCTTTCAGCATCAGTAACAGAAAGTATTAAGGATATTGCATTGAAGACACATTTATCATTAGGGTGCTGTTATGTGTCACGGGTAGACTTCAGGGTTGACCCCGCCGGCAATCCTTATGTTCTGGAGGTAAATACAGTCCCCGGTATGACAGAAACAAGCCTCCTGCCTATGGCGGCAAAAGCAGCAGGTATCGGCTATGATGAACTTGTTGAGATGATACTTTCAT is a genomic window containing:
- a CDS encoding D-alanine--D-alanine ligase, translated to MITGKRIGVLMGGISSERDISLKTGNLVASALKRLGYDVTPVDMGYDLPSRIEEEGIEAAFIALHGRYGEDGCVQGLLEILGIPYTGSGIAASAICMDKLLSKKMFEYYGIPTPEYSVYEQPHPHLNPLPEGEENSRPFKGRVREGMGLFSDEPVMSEALTKDNENPPLFSRGGMGGLFSGEQGIDPNSIKYPVVVKPCREGSTIGISIVSKPEGLQEALDKAIEYGDKVIIEKYISGIEVTAGILDNKPLPLVEINPIGGFYDFTTKTSKGMADYIVPARLSASVTESIKDIALKTHLSLGCCYVSRVDFRVDPAGNPYVLEVNTVPGMTETSLLPMAAKAAGIGYDELVEMILSSAFIKK
- the murB gene encoding UDP-N-acetylmuramate dehydrogenase; this translates as MKKVLSGLKGAVLFNEPMSKHTSFMIGGPAEVMVFPADEAELACIINSARAERIPLFVLGEGSNLLVRDKGIKGIVISLSSPQSGDSFRKIVPVKEDASQSFIYAGAGIALSRLLSYTVQKGLTGIEFTAGIPGSLGGAVIMNAGSYGKEMKDILESVRIIDRMGKITDIPAKDILFKYRCSHIHGIAVVGALLKLKKGDQNKIKEAVRNNLLMKKGSQPLTKPNAGSIFKNPYEGAAWKLIDSVGMRGVTAGGAIVSEKHTNFILNNGSANARDVITLIRQIGSRVEKEKGITLELEVRIVGAA